The following is a genomic window from Candidatus Deferrimicrobium sp..
GAGGACACGCGACGCACGGTAAAGCTTCTGAACCGCTACGAGATCCGCACTCCGATGGTCGTCTTCCACGAATACAACAAGGCGCGCGCCGGGTCGGGGATCCTGCGGCGCCTCCGTGAAGGGGAGAGCGTGGCGCTCGTCTCGGACGCCGGGACGCCCGCGATCTCGGACCCGGGATACGACCTGGTGCGGGACGCCGTCGCGGAGGGGATTCCCGTGGAGGTGATCCCCGGCCCGTCGGCCCTGGTGGCCTCCCTGGTGGTCTCCGGTCTGCCTACCGATCACTTCGCCTTCGAGGGCTTTCTCCCGAACCGCCCGGTGCGGCGCCGCAAGGCCCTCGCGGCCCTTTCCCGCGAGACGAGGACGATGATCTTCTACGAGTCCCCGCACCGCCTCGCCTCGTTCCTCGCGGACGCCTCGGCCGAGCTTGGGGAGCGACGGGCGTGCGTTGTGCGGGAGTTGACGAAGGTGCACGAGGAGATCGTTCGAGGGACGCTGTCGGAACTGTCTGCGGAGATCGCCGGGCGGTCGAGCGTCCTCGGTGAGGTCACCGTGGTGGTGGCCGGCGCACCGAAGACGGTGGAACTATCGGTGGAAGAGATCGTCCGGGCCGCGATCGAGGACGCCTCGGGGTCCTCCCGGGACCTCGCGAAGGAGATCGCCGAGCGCACCGGGCTGTCGCGGAAGGAAGTCTACGAGGAGATCCTGCGGCAGAGGAAATGAGAAAGGGCGGCCGTTGGCCGCCCTTTCGAGGGATCAGACCGAGACGAGCAGCGAGTCGCTGACGTTGGTAACCAATCCGTGGAACTTCTCCTTCGCCCTTTTGAAGCCCGGATCCGTGAGGATCTTCTCGAGGGTGGCCAGCGAGTCGAGGTCCACCTGGACAACGCGCTGGGGAGAGGATCCTCCCAGCATGCTCTTGTACTTCCGCACGGCCTTCACCCCCCTGTACTTCGACCAGATGTTCTTTCCCTGCCCCATCACGTATTTTCCGTACGCATCGGCCTTGCCCGGGAGGATGTCGAACCGGTACTCGAAGGTGATCATCGCGCTGCCTCCTTTGGAAAGTATCTTCCCTTTCCGTAACGTATCAAACGGTGTCGGCACCGTCAATCGACGCGCAGGACGATCTTGCCGAACTGGCGCTTCTCCTCGAGTCTCCGGAGCGCCTCCCCGGCGTCCGACAACGGAAAGACCGCGTCGACCACAGGTTTCACCTTCCCGTCCCGGAAGAGCTTCAGCATCCCCGCGAATTCCGCATGCGTCCCCATGGTGGAGCCGTACACGGTCAACTGGTTCCAGAAGATCCGCCCGAGGTCGGTCTGCGGATCCGGCCCGGTGGTCGCGCCGCAGGTGAGGAGCCGCCCCCCCTTGGCCGCGGACGCGATCGACTGCCTCCACGTGGCCTTTCCCACCGAATCGAGAACGACATCGACGCCGCGTTTCCCCGTGAGCCTGCGGATCTCCGCGGAGAAGTCCGTCTTGCCGTGGTCGATCCCGACATTCGCGCCGAGCGCCTTCGCGCGGTCGAGCTTCTCCGGACTCCCCGAGGTGACGAAAACGGCAAGACCGAGAAGCTTCGCGATCTGCAGCGCGGCCACCGCGACGCCTCCTCCGATGCCGACGATCAGGAGCGACTCGCCGGGTTTCACCCGCGCTTTCGTGACGAGCATCCGCCAGGCGGTGAGGAAAGTGAGCGGGAACGCCGCCGACTCCTCCCAGGAGAGACCCGCCGGCTTCGGATAGGCGTTCATCGCGGGGGCGACGACGAGGTCCGCGAACGTCCCTGCGACGTGCTCTCCGAGGAGGTGGAAGGTGACGCAAAGGGAGTGCTCCCCCGAAAGGCAGAACTCGCACTCCCCGCAGTTGATCCCGGGGTTCAGCACGACGTCGTCTCCGGGCTTCACGCGGGTGACGCCAGGGCCCACCGACTCGATCACCCCGGTCCCGTCCGACCCCATCACGTGGGGGAGGGGCACCGGGATGCCGGGGATGCCTTTGCGTACGAAGAGGTCGAGGTGGTTGAGGGCGGCTGCCTTTATCCGGACGCGGATCCGTCCCGGCCCGGGGGCCGGGGAATCCGGAAGATCACCGAACTCGACGCGGTCCGGTCCGCCGTGTTCGCGGAAAAACGCGGCTTTCATGGTACGCCTCCTTGTCCGATAGAAGCGGATTACTGCGGGAGATGCTTGCGCAGATTCCGGTACAGGATCTCGGGCGGGATGTCCGTGGCGTCGATCATCGTTCCCTGCTTCTTCTTTCCCGCGATCGTGCGGACTAGGTCCCGCAACTCCCGGACGTTCCCCGGCCAGTCGTACGCCTCGAGAGTGGTGATCGCCGAGGAAGTGAACCCGCGGAGAGGTTTCCTCCGCTCCCGGTTCGCTTCCTGCAGGAAATGGTGCAGCAGCAACGGCACGTCTTCGAGGTGCTCCCTCAAGGCGGGGATGCGCACGATCCCCGGCTCCAGCGCTTTGAGCAGCGTCGGCGGAACGTTCCCCCGCCGCGCCAGCTCCTCCGTGGGGACCGCGCTGGAAGCGATGACCCGGATGTCCAGCGGGACCGGTTCCGTTTCACCGTACGGCACCACCGTCTTTTCGGCGAGGAAACGGTCCATCCGCTCGAGGACTTCCTGTCCCGCCTCGGGGAAGTCGGCGAGGTAGAGCGTGCCATGGTTCGCGAGCTCCATCTTGCCCGAATGGGGGACGGACGTCTGGTCTTCGATGGTGTATGGCCCCCCGAACAGCTCCGCGACGAGCGCTTCTTCCGGAACGCCCGCGCAGTGGACCGGAACGCACAGCTCCGCGGACCGCCGGCTGTGGAAGTGCACGATGCGGGCGAAGAAGCCGCGCCCGGTGCCGTGTTCCCCGGCGAGCAGCACCGGTTCGTCCACGCCGGAGATCCCCTGGAGGGTGGCGATCAGCCGCAGGATGGGCTCGCTGTCGCCGACGACCGACTGGACGTGGTGGGCGGCGCGGATTTCCGATTTCAGGAACAGGTTCTCGCGCTGCAGCTGCCGATGGGAGTATGCCTTCTCGACGATGTTCACGACCTCCTCGGACTTCAGCGGTTTCATGATGTAGTGGAAGGCGCCGTTGCGCATCGCCTCGATGGCGGTGTCCGCGGTGGCGTACCCCGACATGAGGATCACCTCGACATCGGGGTGGATCTCCTTGGAGGCCCGCAACAGGTCGATGCCGCTGTCCCCCGGCATGACGAGGTCGGTGAGGATCACGTCGAACCGGCCCCTGTCCAGCTGGTCGATCCCGTCCGTTCCGGATCGCGCCTCCGTGACGTCCCATCCCTTCGACCGTAGGATCGAGGAGAGGAGGGAGACGATCATCGGCTCGTCGTCGACGACCAGGACCCGTTTCAGGGGATTCCGGTTCATGTCAAGGTTTCTTCCTGAAAACCGCCCAAAGGATGGCGGCCCCGCCCCCGAGGAGGATGACGACCAGGGACGCCACCTCGAGGTCCCGGTAACGCGATCGGCTCATCTTCTCCGCGGTCGCGCGGTCCTCGTACATCCCCGCCTTGCCGTTGTCCGTCGCGGCGGAGGATGGCGGGGAGGACGGCAGGGAGAAGAGCAGACAGAGGGCGAGAAGGAGAGCGGGGAGAATCCTCCCCGCCCCCGTACCGGCGAGGATCCGACGCTGGGCGTGCGGGCGCGAACGTTCCATCGATTGGTTTATACCACGAATCGCAAGCGGGCGCCGCAGGCGGCGCACCGGTCCCCGGACAGGCCGCGCGCGTCGACGCGGTACCCCTCCCGGTGGAGGACGATCCCATGACACCCCGGGCACACCGTATCCTCCGTCCCCGGCAGATGCACGTTCCCGACGTAGACGTACGGGAGCCGCTCCCGGGCGATGCGGTAGGCGGCGGCGAGGCGGTCCGGCGGCGTCGGGGGGGCGGTGGCCCGGTGCGCCGGGAAGTAGCGGGAGAGGTGAAGCGGGATACCGGGGTCCGTCTCCGCAACGAAGTCGACCACGCTCCGAATCTGTTCGTCCGAATCGTTGTGCCCCGTATAGAGGAGCGTCGTGAGTTCGACGTGGGTCGCCTTCGCGGCCGCCCGGATCGTCGCAAGGACCGGGTCGAGATTCCCCCCGCAGATCTTCCGGTAGAAGACGGGGTCCACCGACTTCAGGTCGATGTTCATCGCGTCCACGTAGGGGAGGAGCTCGGTCAGCGGTTCCGGACAAACGTATCCGTTGGTGACGAGGACGTTCTTCATCCCCGCCGCCCGGAACGCCTTGGCGCATTCGAGGACGAATTCGAACTGGATGAACGGCTCGTTGTAGGTGTAGGCGATCCCCACCGATTTCTCCCGGCGCGCCGTTCGCAGCAGATCCTCGATCCGCACCGGTTCGATCGGGACCTGCCGCAGAACCATGTGATAGTTCTGGCAGAACTCGCACCGGAAGTTGCACCCGACGGAACCGATGGAGAGAATGCGGGCGCCGGGGTGGAAGTGGAACAGCGGCTTCTTCTCGATGGGGTCGATCGCGACGGCGGCGACCTTCCCGTACGTAGTGGCGAAGAGCGTCCCCCCCCGGTTCTCGCGGACCCCGCAGATCCCCGCCTTACCCTCCGCGATCCGGCACCGGTGAGGGCACAGCCCGCAACGCGCGGCGTCCCCTTCGGGGGACCAGTACGCAGCGACCTTGTCAGTAGCGGATATCGAAATCATGAAACACCTCCCCCGCAGTTCGCCAGGAGACGATGCAGTCGGTCACGGCAGCCCCGGGCGGCCCGGTTCGCATGAAATCGATCACGCTCTCCACCGCGGTGCGCTCTCCCTGGAGGACCGCCTCCACTCGACGGTCGGGGAGATTGCGCACCCACCCGCGGACGCCGGCGGCAGAGGCGGTGCGCTGCGTGTACCCGCGGAACCAGACCCCCTGCACGCGGCCCGAGACGATGACGTGCGCCTCGTCGGTCCCGGACATCCCCTACCCCTTTCCCCCCAGCATCGCGAGGAACTCCTCTTCCGTGAGGATCCGGATCCCAAGCTCCTTCGCCTTTGTCTTCTTTCCACCCGCGTCCGCTCCCGCCACCAGGAAGTCCACCTTCCGGCTGATCCCCGTCGCGACGGTTCCCCCCTCTTTCCGTACGATTTCGGCGGCCCGTGCGCGAGGCATCGAGAGGGTCCCGGTGAAGAGGAACGTCTTGCCCGACCCCTTTCCCGCCGCCTTCGTCGGGGGGAGGGGGGTCACCTCCCGGAGCAACCGGTCGATGGCCCGCGCGCGCTCCGGCGCGTCGAACCAGCGCCGCAGGCTGCCCGCCACCTCCGGTCCCACTTCGCGGACCTTCGTCAGATCCTCCGCGGTCGCCTCCCGCAACGCACCGAGGGATCCGAAGTGGCGGGCCAGGACCTCGGCCAGATGTTCGCCCACGTGCGGGATCCCCAGCGCGTACAGGAATCGGGAAAGGGAGACGCGCCGGCTCCGCTCGATGGCCCGGACCAGGTTGGTCGCCGACTTCTCCCCGAGCCGCTCCATCGCGGCCAGCGTCTCCCGGTCGAGCCGGTACAAGTCGGCCGGCTCCGTCACAAGCCCCTGGTCCACGAGAGCGGAGACGATTTTCGTCCCCATCCCCTCGATGTCCATCGCCTCCTTCGCGGCGAAGTGCCGAAGCGCTTCCCTGCGTTTCGCCACGCAGTCCCCCCCGGTGCAGCGATGGGCCGCCTCGCCGGGGATCCTCTCGATGGGGGAGTCGCACACCGGGCACCGGTCCGGGATCCGGAACTTCGGCCCCCGCCCGGGTGCATCGTTCGTCGCGGAAAGGGACTCCACCACCTCCGGGATCACGTCCCCCGCCCGCTGCACGAGGACGCGGTCGCCCACCCGGATATCCTTCGCGTCGATCAGGTCCTGGTTGTGCAGCGTGGCGCGCCGCACGGTGACGCCGCGCACCACGACAGGGGACAGGAAGGCCACAGGTGTGATCGTCCCCGTCCGTCCCACGCTGACGACGATCTCCTCCACGGTGGTTTCCGCCCGGTCGGGCGAGAACTTCGCCGCGATGGCCCACCGTGGGGAGCGCGAGATCTCGCCAAGCTCCCGCTGGAGCTCTGTGTCGTTCACCTTCACCACCACCCCGTCGATCTCGTACGGAAGCGACTCCTTCGTCTCCCCCATTTTCCGGTAGAAGGCGACGGCCTCGGCGATGTCCCGGCAGCGCCGGCTGCCGGCCCAGTTGACCGGAAGGCCCATGCCGGACAGCCAGGAGAGCTCGTCCCAGTGGGTGGGGAAACCCGCCCCGTCGACCCGCCCGGCGCCGTAGACCCAAAGCTTCAGGCGGCGACTCGCCGTCACCTTGGGGTCGAGCTGCCGGACCGATCCCGCCGCGGCGTTCCGGGGGTTGGCGAAGACAGGCTCCCCTGCGCGTTCCCGCCCCCGGTTCAGCGCCGAGAGATCGCGTTTCTCCATGTACGCTTCCCCGCGCGCCGTGATGAGGTCCGGGGGCGGTGCGCCCCCTTTCGCCGGATCCCGGGGGACGCGCAGCGGAACGTCGGGGATGGTCCGCAGGTTCGCCGTCACGTCCTCCCCCCGGACACCGTCTCCCCGCGTGGCGCCCCGGGCGTATCGGCCCCCCTCGTAGGTGAGCTCGACCGCGAGACCGTCGATCTTCACTTCCGCGACGTACCCCGAGCGATCCAGCGCATCCGCGTGAACGCCGCGTCCGGCGAGGAATCGCCGGACGCGGACGTCGAACTCGTGAAGCTCCTCTTCGGAGAAGGCATTCTGCAGGGAGAGCATCGGGACGTCGCGGACGACGGTTCCGAACGCCGCGACCGGAGCCGCCCCCACGCGCAGGGTCGGCGAATCGGGGTCGGACAGCTCCGGGTGCGCCTCCTCGAGCCGCTGGAGCTCGCGGAACAGGGCGTCGTACTCGGCGTCGGATATTTCCGGGGCGTCGTCCCGGTAATACCGGTCGTTATGATACCGGAGGAGCCTGCGCAGTTCCTCCACGCGGCTCTTGGGGGAGGTCTTGCCCACCCTGCCTCCGTGGCGCCGTGCCTTACTCCTCCTCCAGCGCCGCGATTCCCGGGAGGTGCTTCCCCTCGAGCAGTTCGAGGAAGGCGCCGCCGCCCGTGGAAACGTACGACATGCGGGAGAAGAGCCCCGCCTTGTGGAGAGCGGTGTCGGTGTCGCCGCCGCCGCCGATCGTGATCGCGTCGCTCTCGGCCAGCGCCCGCATCACCGTCTGCGTCCCCGCGGCGAACGGCGCGGTCTCGAAGGCTCCCATGGGGCCGTTCCACACGATGGTCTTCGCGCCCTGCAGCGCTTCCCGGAAAAGGGTTCCCGTCGCGGGACCGATGTCGAGCGCCATCATGCCGTCGGGAATCTCCTGCGTCGGCACGGTCCGGGTCGGTGCGGACGCCTCCATCCGTTCGGCAACCACCACGTCCACCGGGAGGTAGAGCCGGACCTTCCGCTGCGCCGCCCCGGCGAGAACCCGCTTCGCCGTGTCGACCATCTCGGCCTCGTAAAGTGATTTCCCGATACCGTGGCCCAGTGCCGCCAGGAAGGTGTTCGCCATCGCCCCGCCGATCAGGATCTTGTCGACCTTGCCGAGGACGTTGTCGATCGCCTCGATCTTTCCGGATATCTTCGCCCCGCCGAAGATCGCCGCCAGCGGGCGGGCGGGGGAAACGAGCGCCTTCTCGAAATACGCGATCTCGTTCTTCATCAGGAGACCGGCCGCGCGCTCCTTCACGAACTTGACGATCGCCACATTGGAGGCGTGTCCCCGATGCGCAGTGGCGAAGGCGTCGTTGACGTAGACGTCGCAGAGCGCGGCGAGCCGTTTGCCCAGTTCCTCGTCGTTCTTCTCTTCCCCGGCGTAGAAGCGTACGTTCTCGAGGAGTAGGACGTCCCCGGGCTTCATCGCCGCCACCGCCCTTTCCGCGGGCTCCCCCACGCAGTCCTCCGCGAAGGCGACCGGCCGACCGAGGAGGTTCGACAGGCGCGGCGCGACCGGCGCCAGGGTCATCTCCGGCAGCCGTTTCCCCTTGGGGCGCCCGAGGTGGGAGAGCAGGATCGTCTTGGCCCCCCGCTCGATCGCAAGCCGGATCGTGGGAATCGCCGCCTGGAGCCGCGTGTCGTCGGTCACGTTGCCGGCCTTGTCCATCGGCACGTTGAAGTCGACGCGGATGAGCGTCCTTTTCCCGGAGAGGTCCAGCTGGTCGATTGTGCGGATCTTCATATCGAAGCCTCCTTGGAAAAACGTTGGCGAAGGTACGTTACGAATATTATCAAAATCCCCGGGAGGTGGGCGAGGGACACTTCTTCCCTTGCGCTACCAGCGGAGCAGGCCCATCACGATTTCGATCGCGATCAGGAGGATGATGATCAGTTCAAGCGTCTCCGCGCGCGCCGCCTGGGCCTGGTTGTTCAACACCGTGTAGATATCCGTAAGGGTGGTGAGCTGGTCGCGCACCGTCCCTTCGTGCTTCTCCGCCCCCACCTTCCGGCGCGTCTCCTCGTATACGCGGGCGAGGTAGGCGTCACCCACGAGTTTCAGGGTGTTGTAGATCCGTTCCCGGATGAGGGAGACGTCGGTCCGGATCCCGGAAAGCTTGCGTACCGGGACCTCGTACGGGTCGTGGAGGATACGGAAGAGCCGCCGGTGGGGGCGCAGCTCCTCGGACACCCCCTCGATCGCCTCGTGGAGGAGGTGGTCGAAGAAGCGCAGCTCGAGCACCTGGACGTTCAGGAACTCGAGCACCTCCACCGTGTCCTGGAACTTCGGGTCGTAAACGAAGGAGGCGTTCCACTCCGCGAGGAACAGGTCGTTGTCGAAGTACCGCATCGGGATGCGGACGATGTCGGTGACCGCCGCTTCGCTCAGCTCCCCCCGTTCGAGGGTCAGCAGGCGCGCGATCTCCTGCGGAAGGCGGGCGTGCGCCTCCGTCCCGCTCAATCCCGGCGAGAAACCGCCCACGTGCCAGACGCAATATTCCTCCACGAGATCGGCGAACCTCGGGCGGGATACGGCGGGGCGGATCCGCTCGAACAGTCGCTGCGCCGTTTCCCGGGCGAACTTCTCCAACCCGCTCTCCGAGGCGAGGGAAAGTGCGATTTCCGTGTACTCGTCGAGAGGGAGATCTTCGATGGGGAGGGTGAGCGTCACGGAGAGGGCCCCGAAGTCGAAAATCTTGACCGTCGCGTCGAGCCGGTACGTTTTTCCGGAAACCGGAACCGGAACCGCCCCGGCGGACACCGTGAGAGGCATCGGGCGGTACTGGAGATGGGCGGGCGCCGGGCGCAGACCCGCGATCCCCGGGGAATCGGTTGCTTCGCACCGGGGCCGCGCCTCTTCCAGCGCGATCTCGAAGCCCACGTCGTAGGCGTAGAAGAAGAACAGATGCCCGGACGCCACGCGGATGTCGCTCACGGCGAACCTCCGATCAGGGATGGGAAGAGGTTGTAGAGGTAGTGGACGGCCGTCGGGACGTACACGTTCCCCGATCCTTTTCTTCCCCAGCCGAGGAGGAGCGCCGGGAAGAAGGTCAGCAGGCGGAACGGGGTCGGGGCGATCACGAAGTGGCCGATGGCGAAGAGCAGGGCGACGGGCAACACCGGTTCCCACCCCGCCTCCTTGAAAGCGTCGTAAAGGTACCCCCGGAAAAAGACTTCCTCGGGCAGGGCGACCAGCAGCAGATGGTGGGCGGCCAGCGGCGCCGTCAGGGGAACGGTCCCGTGGTACGGGGAGATCGCCGGGGGCAGGGGAAGCCGCACGAACAGAAAGAAGGCGATCGCCCCCGCGCAGGCGAGCAGCGCGAAGAACGCAACGCTTCTGCCGGGATCCGCAGCGCGAGCCCACACCGGGAAACCGCGGCGCCAATACCGGGGGAGGGGGGCGTACAGGAACAGCGCCGCCGCGAGAAGCGACGGCGAGAGGAAGGACGTCGAGGGGATGGAAAGGGAGAGCCGGATCGCCGCGATCACAGCGACGAAGACCAGCAGCGGTTTTACCGGGAACGGGTTGCGGTTATCCATGGGCAGGGAACACACCTTCCCTCCGTCATATGGGCCGAATGCGGTGGAACAGGTCGGGGAAGCGGTCGATGGTGAAGTCGGGGGGGTGCTCGAGGAACCCGGATGCCCCCAAGCCGTAGGTGACGCCGCAGGTGACGGCCCCGGCCGCCTTTCCCGCCAGCACGTCGTTGCGGGAGTCCCCGATCATGATCGTTTCCCGCGCCTCGACCCCCGCTTCCCGGAGGATGTGGAGCAGCCCCTCCGGGTCGGGTTTTTTGGTGCCGAAGCTGTCCCCCCCGCGCACCTCGAAGAAGTACCCGTCGAGGGAGAGCCCCGAAAGGATCTCACGCGACATCGCCACTCCCTTGTT
Proteins encoded in this region:
- the rsmI gene encoding 16S rRNA (cytidine(1402)-2'-O)-methyltransferase produces the protein MGYGTLYVVATPLGNLEDITFRAVRVLKEAPVIACEDTRRTVKLLNRYEIRTPMVVFHEYNKARAGSGILRRLREGESVALVSDAGTPAISDPGYDLVRDAVAEGIPVEVIPGPSALVASLVVSGLPTDHFAFEGFLPNRPVRRRKALAALSRETRTMIFYESPHRLASFLADASAELGERRACVVRELTKVHEEIVRGTLSELSAEIAGRSSVLGEVTVVVAGAPKTVELSVEEIVRAAIEDASGSSRDLAKEIAERTGLSRKEVYEEILRQRK
- a CDS encoding zinc-binding dehydrogenase — encoded protein: MKAAFFREHGGPDRVEFGDLPDSPAPGPGRIRVRIKAAALNHLDLFVRKGIPGIPVPLPHVMGSDGTGVIESVGPGVTRVKPGDDVVLNPGINCGECEFCLSGEHSLCVTFHLLGEHVAGTFADLVVAPAMNAYPKPAGLSWEESAAFPLTFLTAWRMLVTKARVKPGESLLIVGIGGGVAVAALQIAKLLGLAVFVTSGSPEKLDRAKALGANVGIDHGKTDFSAEIRRLTGKRGVDVVLDSVGKATWRQSIASAAKGGRLLTCGATTGPDPQTDLGRIFWNQLTVYGSTMGTHAEFAGMLKLFRDGKVKPVVDAVFPLSDAGEALRRLEEKRQFGKIVLRVD
- a CDS encoding sigma-54 dependent transcriptional regulator translates to MNRNPLKRVLVVDDEPMIVSLLSSILRSKGWDVTEARSGTDGIDQLDRGRFDVILTDLVMPGDSGIDLLRASKEIHPDVEVILMSGYATADTAIEAMRNGAFHYIMKPLKSEEVVNIVEKAYSHRQLQRENLFLKSEIRAAHHVQSVVGDSEPILRLIATLQGISGVDEPVLLAGEHGTGRGFFARIVHFHSRRSAELCVPVHCAGVPEEALVAELFGGPYTIEDQTSVPHSGKMELANHGTLYLADFPEAGQEVLERMDRFLAEKTVVPYGETEPVPLDIRVIASSAVPTEELARRGNVPPTLLKALEPGIVRIPALREHLEDVPLLLHHFLQEANRERRKPLRGFTSSAITTLEAYDWPGNVRELRDLVRTIAGKKKQGTMIDATDIPPEILYRNLRKHLPQ
- the amrS gene encoding AmmeMemoRadiSam system radical SAM enzyme, whose translation is MISISATDKVAAYWSPEGDAARCGLCPHRCRIAEGKAGICGVRENRGGTLFATTYGKVAAVAIDPIEKKPLFHFHPGARILSIGSVGCNFRCEFCQNYHMVLRQVPIEPVRIEDLLRTARREKSVGIAYTYNEPFIQFEFVLECAKAFRAAGMKNVLVTNGYVCPEPLTELLPYVDAMNIDLKSVDPVFYRKICGGNLDPVLATIRAAAKATHVELTTLLYTGHNDSDEQIRSVVDFVAETDPGIPLHLSRYFPAHRATAPPTPPDRLAAAYRIARERLPYVYVGNVHLPGTEDTVCPGCHGIVLHREGYRVDARGLSGDRCAACGARLRFVV
- a CDS encoding acylphosphatase, with product MSGTDEAHVIVSGRVQGVWFRGYTQRTASAAGVRGWVRNLPDRRVEAVLQGERTAVESVIDFMRTGPPGAAVTDCIVSWRTAGEVFHDFDIRY
- the ligA gene encoding NAD-dependent DNA ligase LigA; translated protein: MGKTSPKSRVEELRRLLRYHNDRYYRDDAPEISDAEYDALFRELQRLEEAHPELSDPDSPTLRVGAAPVAAFGTVVRDVPMLSLQNAFSEEELHEFDVRVRRFLAGRGVHADALDRSGYVAEVKIDGLAVELTYEGGRYARGATRGDGVRGEDVTANLRTIPDVPLRVPRDPAKGGAPPPDLITARGEAYMEKRDLSALNRGRERAGEPVFANPRNAAAGSVRQLDPKVTASRRLKLWVYGAGRVDGAGFPTHWDELSWLSGMGLPVNWAGSRRCRDIAEAVAFYRKMGETKESLPYEIDGVVVKVNDTELQRELGEISRSPRWAIAAKFSPDRAETTVEEIVVSVGRTGTITPVAFLSPVVVRGVTVRRATLHNQDLIDAKDIRVGDRVLVQRAGDVIPEVVESLSATNDAPGRGPKFRIPDRCPVCDSPIERIPGEAAHRCTGGDCVAKRREALRHFAAKEAMDIEGMGTKIVSALVDQGLVTEPADLYRLDRETLAAMERLGEKSATNLVRAIERSRRVSLSRFLYALGIPHVGEHLAEVLARHFGSLGALREATAEDLTKVREVGPEVAGSLRRWFDAPERARAIDRLLREVTPLPPTKAAGKGSGKTFLFTGTLSMPRARAAEIVRKEGGTVATGISRKVDFLVAGADAGGKKTKAKELGIRILTEEEFLAMLGGKG
- a CDS encoding phosphoglycerate kinase codes for the protein MKIRTIDQLDLSGKRTLIRVDFNVPMDKAGNVTDDTRLQAAIPTIRLAIERGAKTILLSHLGRPKGKRLPEMTLAPVAPRLSNLLGRPVAFAEDCVGEPAERAVAAMKPGDVLLLENVRFYAGEEKNDEELGKRLAALCDVYVNDAFATAHRGHASNVAIVKFVKERAAGLLMKNEIAYFEKALVSPARPLAAIFGGAKISGKIEAIDNVLGKVDKILIGGAMANTFLAALGHGIGKSLYEAEMVDTAKRVLAGAAQRKVRLYLPVDVVVAERMEASAPTRTVPTQEIPDGMMALDIGPATGTLFREALQGAKTIVWNGPMGAFETAPFAAGTQTVMRALAESDAITIGGGGDTDTALHKAGLFSRMSYVSTGGGAFLELLEGKHLPGIAALEEE
- a CDS encoding CPBP family intramembrane glutamic endopeptidase, translated to MCSLPMDNRNPFPVKPLLVFVAVIAAIRLSLSIPSTSFLSPSLLAAALFLYAPLPRYWRRGFPVWARAADPGRSVAFFALLACAGAIAFFLFVRLPLPPAISPYHGTVPLTAPLAAHHLLLVALPEEVFFRGYLYDAFKEAGWEPVLPVALLFAIGHFVIAPTPFRLLTFFPALLLGWGRKGSGNVYVPTAVHYLYNLFPSLIGGSP